The genomic stretch CATCATGGTGCCGTTCCCCGGGCCGGGATGGCTGGTGGTGTTCGCCGGCCTGGCGGTGCTGGCCACGGAGTTCCACTGGGCGCACAAGGTGCTGGAGTTCGGCAAGAGCACGCTGCACGCCTGGACGGAGTGGTACAAGAGGCAGGGCTGGACGGTCCGCATCATTGTGCTCATCGTCACGCTGGCAGCGGCCTGCGTGATCGTTTACTTCGGCCTGCTGACCCTGGGCTTCGACGTCATCGAGATCGCGCAGCGTTACATCTAGACCCGGTCGTTATGGCCGCCCGGAATC from Nonomuraea polychroma encodes the following:
- a CDS encoding TIGR02611 family protein, which translates into the protein MPIKNSDTGDADVIKGEAAEESAMPGRRRGIHGWLDGIRATRTGALTLKIVIGVIGTVMVVGGLIMVPFPGPGWLVVFAGLAVLATEFHWAHKVLEFGKSTLHAWTEWYKRQGWTVRIIVLIVTLAAACVIVYFGLLTLGFDVIEIAQRYI